A single window of Pseudarthrobacter psychrotolerans DNA harbors:
- a CDS encoding DUF3592 domain-containing protein: MDSLKLLFIVLPGLFLAAGLILIGLSLAASFGRKRSTARWQKASAAVTGNLHGTDGPASNGRNRFAPSYEFVDAGGKRWLGQSDIYRQDQAIIGTRIPVVYNPANPAESTLPVFVVAKGRLATGLIMVIFGAAAITMFASLSW, encoded by the coding sequence GTGGACTCCCTGAAACTGCTTTTCATCGTGCTGCCGGGGCTTTTCCTTGCCGCGGGCCTGATCCTGATAGGGCTGTCCCTGGCCGCGTCGTTCGGCCGAAAACGTTCCACGGCGCGGTGGCAGAAGGCTTCGGCCGCCGTCACCGGAAACCTGCACGGCACGGACGGACCCGCGAGCAACGGCCGGAACCGGTTTGCGCCGTCGTATGAATTCGTGGACGCCGGGGGCAAGCGCTGGCTGGGGCAGTCCGATATCTACCGCCAGGACCAGGCGATCATCGGCACCCGCATCCCAGTGGTCTACAACCCGGCCAATCCCGCCGAATCCACGCTGCCGGTCTTCGTTGTTGCCAAGGGCCGGCTGGCCACGGGTCTCATTATGGTGATCTTCGGAGCAGCAGCCATAACAATGTTTGCATCACTTTCCTGGTAG
- a CDS encoding peptide chain release factor 3, translated as MSQDVLSPARVNEIHKQAARRRTFAVISHPDAGKSTLTEALALHAKVIGTAGASSGKANRKETVSDWMQMEKDRGISISSAALQFSYRDTVINLLDTPGHADFSEDTYRVLAAVDCAVMLVDAAKGLETQTMKLFEVCKQRNLPIITVINKWDRPGLDALALMDELTERTGLQPMPLTWAVGISGDFRGVWDLRQDRFARFQRNNSGANIALTEYFTPEEAAETQGSNWTDAVDEAGLVIESNLEFDVEAFHAGTATPILFSSAALNFGVKELLDALVDFAPHAAPRPDVEGSPRPVESSFSGFVFKVQAGMNKAHRDHVAFIRVCSGVFERGMVVTQTRTGKSFATKYAQQVFGREREVIDEAYPGDVVGLVNASTLRVGDSLFLEGPVEYPAIPLFAPEHFQVARSKDPSKFKQFRRGIEQLEHEGVIQVLRSDLRGDQAPVLAAVGPMQFEVVEDRMAHDFSAPMRLERLPYSIARISTADAMPALANVVGAEVLLRSDGEYLALFNDVWALRRIEKNHPDLTLVPIGTHNPAK; from the coding sequence GTGTCCCAAGATGTCCTTAGCCCCGCCCGGGTCAACGAGATTCACAAACAGGCGGCCCGGCGTCGGACCTTTGCTGTCATTTCGCACCCCGACGCCGGCAAGTCCACCCTCACCGAGGCCCTGGCCCTGCACGCGAAGGTGATCGGGACCGCCGGCGCCTCCAGCGGCAAGGCCAACCGCAAGGAAACGGTCTCGGACTGGATGCAGATGGAGAAGGACCGCGGCATCTCCATCAGTTCCGCCGCCCTGCAGTTCTCTTACCGGGACACCGTCATCAACCTGCTGGACACCCCCGGCCACGCTGACTTTTCCGAGGACACCTACCGGGTCCTGGCCGCCGTCGACTGCGCAGTGATGCTCGTGGACGCCGCCAAGGGCCTGGAAACGCAGACCATGAAGCTGTTTGAGGTCTGCAAGCAGCGCAACCTGCCCATCATCACCGTGATCAACAAGTGGGACCGGCCAGGCCTGGACGCGCTGGCGCTGATGGACGAGCTCACGGAGCGCACCGGCCTGCAGCCCATGCCGCTGACCTGGGCCGTGGGCATCTCCGGCGACTTCCGCGGTGTCTGGGACCTCCGCCAGGACCGCTTCGCCCGCTTCCAGCGCAACAATTCCGGCGCCAACATCGCGCTGACCGAGTACTTCACGCCTGAAGAGGCCGCGGAGACGCAGGGCAGCAACTGGACAGACGCCGTGGACGAGGCCGGCCTGGTCATCGAGTCCAACCTCGAATTCGACGTCGAAGCCTTCCATGCAGGCACCGCCACTCCCATCCTGTTCAGCTCCGCCGCCCTGAACTTCGGCGTGAAGGAACTGCTGGATGCGCTGGTCGACTTCGCACCGCATGCCGCACCGCGCCCCGACGTTGAGGGCAGCCCGCGCCCTGTTGAATCGTCTTTCTCCGGCTTTGTCTTCAAGGTCCAGGCCGGCATGAACAAGGCCCACCGCGACCACGTCGCCTTCATCCGCGTCTGTTCCGGAGTTTTTGAACGCGGCATGGTGGTCACCCAGACCCGCACGGGAAAGTCCTTCGCCACCAAGTACGCCCAGCAGGTCTTCGGCCGCGAACGCGAGGTCATTGACGAGGCCTACCCCGGCGATGTGGTGGGCCTGGTTAACGCCTCCACGCTGCGCGTCGGCGACAGCCTCTTCCTCGAAGGCCCGGTGGAATACCCGGCCATCCCGCTGTTCGCCCCGGAACACTTCCAGGTGGCCCGGTCCAAGGACCCCAGCAAGTTCAAGCAGTTCCGCCGCGGCATCGAGCAGCTCGAACACGAGGGCGTCATCCAGGTGCTCCGCTCCGACCTCCGCGGCGACCAGGCGCCGGTGCTTGCCGCCGTCGGCCCCATGCAGTTCGAAGTGGTGGAGGACCGCATGGCGCATGACTTCAGCGCGCCCATGCGGCTGGAGCGACTGCCGTACTCCATCGCCAGGATTTCGACCGCGGACGCCATGCCCGCGCTGGCCAACGTGGTCGGCGCTGAGGTGCTGTTGCGGTCCGACGGCGAGTACCTCGCCTTGTTCAACGACGTCTGGGCCCTGCGCCGGATCGAGAAGAACCACCCCGATCTGACCCTGGTGCCCATCGGCACCCACAACCCCGCAAAGTAG
- the dhaL gene encoding dihydroxyacetone kinase subunit DhaL — protein MVLDVNWAVRWLTLCAQAMAENRVWLIELDRAIGDSDHGENMDRGFQAVLDKLAEARPETPGAALKLTAMTLMSKVGGAAGPLYGTAFLRASTALGDAAEIDPGRLADALAAARDGIVARGKAESGDKTMVDAWTPAVEAAKAAAADGAGTVLGVLVAAAEAAEAGAVATDPLVARKGRASYLGERSAGHRDPGAASSALILRAAVGAAA, from the coding sequence CTGACTCTCTGTGCCCAGGCCATGGCGGAAAACCGGGTGTGGCTCATCGAACTTGACCGTGCCATCGGTGATTCTGACCACGGCGAGAACATGGACCGCGGCTTCCAGGCTGTACTGGATAAACTGGCCGAAGCGCGTCCGGAGACACCCGGCGCGGCCCTGAAACTGACTGCCATGACCCTGATGTCCAAGGTGGGCGGAGCCGCGGGACCCTTGTACGGAACCGCGTTCCTGCGCGCCTCCACCGCTTTGGGAGACGCCGCCGAGATTGATCCGGGGCGCCTTGCCGATGCGCTGGCGGCTGCCCGCGACGGGATCGTGGCCCGGGGTAAGGCCGAGTCGGGCGACAAGACTATGGTTGACGCCTGGACCCCCGCGGTTGAGGCAGCGAAGGCCGCAGCGGCGGATGGTGCGGGCACCGTCCTTGGAGTGCTGGTGGCGGCAGCCGAGGCGGCCGAGGCCGGCGCCGTGGCCACCGACCCGCTCGTGGCCCGCAAGGGACGCGCCAGTTACCTGGGGGAGCGGAGCGCGGGCCACCGCGATCCGGGTGCCGCGTCCAGCGCCCTTATTCTCCGGGCAGCTGTTGGGGCTGCAGCGTGA
- a CDS encoding DUF3592 domain-containing protein, whose product MRIVLYVIWALFVAGVIFALVRSVRKTKRQEKLIAGWPKVQATVTGNVAGWTHGGGGSTRSRRFYPTYQFADPHGTLYAGESEVSYANQQAPGSLLAVAYNSANPNQSFQVASESKMVIGCLMPVFAFFALLLFWVAGAFPLG is encoded by the coding sequence ATGAGAATCGTGTTGTACGTTATCTGGGCGCTGTTTGTTGCGGGTGTCATTTTTGCGCTGGTCCGTTCAGTGCGCAAAACCAAGCGGCAGGAAAAACTGATCGCCGGCTGGCCAAAGGTGCAGGCGACCGTCACTGGAAACGTTGCGGGCTGGACACATGGCGGAGGCGGTTCAACGCGGAGCCGGCGCTTCTACCCCACCTACCAGTTCGCCGACCCCCACGGGACCCTGTATGCGGGCGAATCCGAGGTTTCGTACGCCAACCAGCAGGCACCGGGATCGCTCCTGGCGGTGGCCTACAACTCGGCGAATCCCAACCAGTCGTTCCAGGTTGCGTCAGAATCCAAGATGGTGATCGGGTGCCTGATGCCGGTCTTCGCATTTTTCGCGCTGTTGCTGTTCTGGGTCGCCGGCGCCTTCCCGCTGGGCTGA
- a CDS encoding DUF3040 domain-containing protein — MPLSDRERKQLEELESGLAADDPRLAEELSSGSVGLRFGRRTYFGAIACLVGIVSLIAGVSTQIIAIGVGGFLLMGVGTYLLLDKHTFNPGRGRQVK; from the coding sequence ATGCCACTTTCAGATCGAGAGCGGAAACAGCTCGAGGAACTGGAGTCGGGCCTGGCGGCAGACGATCCGCGGCTCGCCGAGGAACTCTCGTCCGGCTCCGTTGGCCTCAGGTTTGGGCGCCGCACCTACTTCGGTGCCATCGCATGCCTGGTGGGGATTGTTTCACTCATTGCCGGCGTCAGCACCCAGATCATTGCGATCGGCGTCGGCGGCTTCCTTCTGATGGGAGTCGGCACGTATCTTCTCCTGGACAAGCACACGTTCAACCCCGGCCGGGGCCGTCAGGTCAAGTAG
- a CDS encoding A/G-specific adenine glycosylase, giving the protein MLQQTPVVRVLPVWREWLERWPTPAGLAGEPAGEAVRSWGRLGYPRRALRLHAAAAAIVRDHGGKVPGDYTELLALPGVGSYTAAAVAAFAFGRRETVVDTNIRRVHARLVSGVALPSPSLNAAEMRLAAELLPDDVGTSVRWNAAVMELGALVCTARAPKCTDCPVRDACAWLAAGEPPPSYVPKGQAWHGTDRQVRGAVMAVLRLADAPVPAEMFQREPADLGFAADGIGVPLSALHRLNCAPEQLERAVTGLLSDGLAELHQGGYRLPA; this is encoded by the coding sequence ATGCTGCAGCAGACCCCCGTGGTGCGGGTTCTGCCGGTCTGGCGGGAATGGCTTGAGCGCTGGCCCACCCCCGCCGGGCTCGCCGGCGAGCCTGCAGGGGAAGCCGTCCGCTCCTGGGGCAGGCTCGGTTACCCCCGCCGGGCCCTCCGCCTGCACGCGGCAGCCGCTGCCATCGTCCGCGACCACGGGGGCAAGGTCCCCGGCGACTACACGGAGCTGCTGGCCCTGCCCGGCGTGGGCAGTTACACGGCCGCGGCCGTTGCCGCCTTTGCCTTCGGACGCCGGGAGACTGTGGTGGACACCAACATCCGGCGTGTGCACGCGCGCCTGGTTTCCGGCGTCGCGCTCCCCTCGCCGTCGCTGAACGCGGCGGAGATGCGGCTCGCGGCGGAACTGCTGCCGGACGACGTCGGGACCTCCGTGCGCTGGAACGCTGCGGTTATGGAACTGGGGGCGCTGGTCTGCACCGCGCGTGCCCCCAAGTGCACGGACTGCCCGGTGCGGGACGCCTGTGCGTGGCTGGCCGCCGGCGAGCCGCCGCCGTCGTACGTTCCCAAAGGACAGGCGTGGCACGGCACTGACCGGCAGGTCCGGGGTGCCGTGATGGCTGTTCTGCGGCTTGCGGACGCCCCGGTGCCGGCGGAAATGTTCCAGCGGGAGCCTGCTGACCTGGGCTTCGCGGCGGACGGAATCGGCGTACCCCTGTCCGCACTGCACCGACTGAACTGCGCGCCGGAACAGCTGGAACGTGCGGTTACCGGCCTTCTTAGCGACGGCCTGGCCGAGCTGCACCAGGGCGGTTACCGGCTGCCTGCCTGA
- a CDS encoding beta-ketoacyl-[acyl-carrier-protein] synthase family protein, which yields MSADHPRALITGVGTINPLGSTVAETWTGLLAGQSGIAALDQDWAEQLPVRIAGQVTADLSAHLTTRELKRMDRCGQLALVAAREAWQHAGAPDVDPERFAVVIGSAYGGLGSTLEQDRALASGGPRRVSPHTLTRLMVNGPAAWVSIDLGARGGARTPVSACASGAEAIVQGAEMIRSGAADVVIAGGVDASVLDLVITGFSQIRALSTRNGEPQRASRPFDGGRDGFVLAEGAGIVVLESEAHARARGAAILGAVAGGAVTSDANDIVAADPAMQRRVMQKALASAGMQASEIGFIHAHATSTPVGDRLEAQAINAIFGADVPVTSTKGHTGHLLGGAGALAAVVVVQALQTGQLPGTANIEALDPEVNLNVVTEKAHTLAPGSAPAGLVNAFGFGGHSVALVITAS from the coding sequence ATGTCTGCAGACCACCCCCGCGCCCTGATCACAGGCGTCGGCACCATCAACCCGCTCGGATCCACGGTGGCGGAGACCTGGACCGGCCTGCTGGCAGGACAGTCCGGCATCGCAGCGCTGGATCAGGACTGGGCGGAGCAGCTGCCCGTGCGCATCGCCGGGCAGGTCACCGCGGATCTTTCGGCGCACCTCACTACGCGCGAGCTGAAGCGGATGGACCGGTGCGGGCAACTGGCGCTGGTGGCTGCCCGCGAAGCCTGGCAGCACGCAGGGGCTCCCGACGTCGACCCCGAACGGTTCGCCGTAGTGATCGGCTCCGCCTATGGCGGCCTCGGCTCCACCCTCGAACAGGACCGTGCGCTCGCCAGCGGCGGCCCGCGCCGGGTCTCGCCGCACACCCTCACCCGGCTTATGGTCAACGGCCCCGCGGCCTGGGTCTCCATTGACCTCGGCGCCCGCGGCGGAGCCAGGACCCCGGTCAGCGCCTGCGCGTCCGGCGCGGAAGCAATTGTCCAGGGTGCCGAAATGATCCGCTCCGGAGCTGCGGACGTCGTAATCGCCGGCGGCGTGGACGCGTCCGTTCTCGACCTGGTCATCACCGGGTTTTCCCAGATCCGGGCACTCTCCACACGCAACGGCGAACCGCAGCGCGCCTCGCGCCCGTTCGACGGCGGCCGCGACGGCTTTGTCCTCGCGGAAGGCGCCGGCATTGTGGTGCTTGAGAGTGAAGCCCACGCCAGGGCGCGCGGCGCCGCCATCCTCGGCGCAGTGGCCGGCGGGGCGGTAACCTCCGATGCCAACGACATCGTCGCCGCCGACCCGGCCATGCAGCGGCGGGTCATGCAGAAGGCCCTGGCCTCGGCCGGAATGCAGGCGTCGGAGATCGGATTCATCCATGCGCACGCCACCTCCACCCCGGTAGGAGACCGGCTGGAAGCGCAGGCCATCAACGCCATTTTCGGTGCCGACGTGCCCGTGACGTCCACCAAAGGCCACACCGGCCACCTGCTGGGCGGCGCAGGTGCCCTTGCAGCCGTGGTGGTGGTTCAGGCGCTGCAGACCGGGCAGCTCCCCGGGACGGCGAACATCGAGGCGCTGGACCCGGAAGTGAACCTGAACGTCGTGACGGAGAAGGCCCACACGCTGGCGCCCGGCTCCGCCCCCGCCGGCCTGGTGAACGCCTTTGGCTTCGGCGGACACAGCGTTGCGCTGGTGATCACGGCCAGCTAG